One region of Manis pentadactyla isolate mManPen7 chromosome 9, mManPen7.hap1, whole genome shotgun sequence genomic DNA includes:
- the SHISA4 gene encoding protein shisa-4 isoform X3 — protein sequence MAPGSGLLRPGTRTGPRPGGGPRARSPRPVPRGPLCPRWLQREGPPCSRVRGSWAVPGWVRGAQPRSPAGGRRREEDPWAGRGVGGRVTASPPLGPPPKEAGEAPEPGGGLDPAERPPVRLLLRSVPAAAGPGRSRSAMPPAGLCGAAPLAAIALLVLGAPLALAGEDCLWYLDRNGSWHPGFNCEFFTFCCGTCYQRYCCRDLTLLITERQQKHCLAFRSLIPLNKMMGLPKLAGCKLLFEGDY from the exons ATGGCACCAGGGTCTGGGCTTCTGCGGCCCGGGACACGGACTGGGCCCAGGCCGGGGGGCGGGCCCAGGGCCAGGTCTCCTCGGCCGGTGCCCAGAGGCCCGTTATGCCCACGGTGGCTCCAGCGGGAGGGGCCGCCGTGCAGCCGGGTAAGGGGGAGCTGGGCAGTACCGGgctgggtgaggggcgctcagccCCGGAGCCCGGCGGGTGGGCGTCGCCGGGAGGAGGACCCCTGGGCCGGGCGCGGCGTTGGGGGCAGGGTTACCGCGAGCCCGCCGTTAGGCCCGCCCCCGAAGGAGGCGGGAGAGGCGCCCGAGCCCGGCGGCGGGCTGGACCCCGCAGAGCGTCCGCCCGTCCGCCTGCTCCTGCGGTCCGTTCCCGCGGCGGCCGGGCCCGGCCGCTCCCGATCCGCCATGCCGCCCGCGGGGCTCTGCGGGGCCGCGCCGCTCGCTGCGATCGCCCTCTTGGTGCTGGGGGCCCCGCTGG CGCTGGCCGGCGAGGACTGCCTGTGGTACCTGGACCGCAATGGCTCCTGGCATCCGGGCTTTAACTGCGAGTTCTTCACCTTCTGCTGCGGGACCTGCTACCAGCGGTACTGCTGCCGGGACCTGACCTTGCTCATCACAGAGCGTCAGCAGAAGCACTGCCTGGCCTTCAG GTCATTGATTCCTCTAAACAAAATGATGGGGTTGCCAAAATTAGCAGGTTGCAAACTTCTTTTTGAAGGGGACTACTAA
- the SHISA4 gene encoding protein shisa-4 isoform X1, whose protein sequence is MPPAGLCGAAPLAAIALLVLGAPLALAGEDCLWYLDRNGSWHPGFNCEFFTFCCGTCYQRYCCRDLTLLITERQQKHCLAFSPKTIAGIASAVILFVAVVATTICCFLCSCCYLYRRRQHLQSPFEGQEIPMTGIPVQPVYPYPQDPKAGPIPPQPGFMYPPGGPAPQYPLYPAGPPIYNPAAPPPYMPSQPSYPGA, encoded by the exons ATGCCGCCCGCGGGGCTCTGCGGGGCCGCGCCGCTCGCTGCGATCGCCCTCTTGGTGCTGGGGGCCCCGCTGG CGCTGGCCGGCGAGGACTGCCTGTGGTACCTGGACCGCAATGGCTCCTGGCATCCGGGCTTTAACTGCGAGTTCTTCACCTTCTGCTGCGGGACCTGCTACCAGCGGTACTGCTGCCGGGACCTGACCTTGCTCATCACAGAGCGTCAGCAGAAGCACTGCCTGGCCTTCAG TCCTAAGACCATAGCAGGGATCGCCTCCGCCGTGATCCTCTTTGTGGCCGTAGTCGCCACCACCATCTGCTGCTTCCTCTGTTCCTGCTGCTACTTGTACCGCCGGCGCCAGCATCTGCAGAGCCCCTTTGAAG GCCAGGAGATTCCAATGACAGGCATCCCAGTGCAGCCAGTGTACCCGTACCCCCAGGACCCCAAAGCTGGCCCCATCCCCCCACAGCCTGGCTTCATGTACCCACCTGGCGGTCCTGCTCCCCAGTACCCACTCTACCCCGCTGGGCCCCCTATCTACAACCCTGCAG CCCCTCCCCCCTACATGCCATCCCAGCCCTCCTACCCAGGAGCCTGA
- the SHISA4 gene encoding protein shisa-4 isoform X2, with the protein MPPAGLCGAAPLAAIALLVLGAPLALAGEDCLWYLDRNGSWHPGFNCEFFTFCCGTCYQRYCCRDLTLLITERQQKHCLAFSPKTIAGIASAVILFVAVVATTICCFLCSCCYLYRRRQHLQSPFEGQEIPMTGIPVQPVYPYPQDPKAGPIPPQPGFMYPPGGPAPQYPLYPAGPPIYNPAAGDLPGILHA; encoded by the exons ATGCCGCCCGCGGGGCTCTGCGGGGCCGCGCCGCTCGCTGCGATCGCCCTCTTGGTGCTGGGGGCCCCGCTGG CGCTGGCCGGCGAGGACTGCCTGTGGTACCTGGACCGCAATGGCTCCTGGCATCCGGGCTTTAACTGCGAGTTCTTCACCTTCTGCTGCGGGACCTGCTACCAGCGGTACTGCTGCCGGGACCTGACCTTGCTCATCACAGAGCGTCAGCAGAAGCACTGCCTGGCCTTCAG TCCTAAGACCATAGCAGGGATCGCCTCCGCCGTGATCCTCTTTGTGGCCGTAGTCGCCACCACCATCTGCTGCTTCCTCTGTTCCTGCTGCTACTTGTACCGCCGGCGCCAGCATCTGCAGAGCCCCTTTGAAG GCCAGGAGATTCCAATGACAGGCATCCCAGTGCAGCCAGTGTACCCGTACCCCCAGGACCCCAAAGCTGGCCCCATCCCCCCACAGCCTGGCTTCATGTACCCACCTGGCGGTCCTGCTCCCCAGTACCCACTCTACCCCGCTGGGCCCCCTATCTACAACCCTGCAG CTGGGGACCTGCCTGGGATCCTGCATGCCTAG